A DNA window from Jaculus jaculus isolate mJacJac1 chromosome 1, mJacJac1.mat.Y.cur, whole genome shotgun sequence contains the following coding sequences:
- the Lhx2 gene encoding LIM/homeobox protein Lhx2 isoform X2 codes for MPSISSDRAALCAGCGGKISDRYYLLAVDKQWHMRCLKCCECKLNLESELTCFSKDGSIYCKEDYYRRFSVQRCARCHLGISASEMVMRARDLVYHLNCFTCTTCNKMLTTGDHFGMKDSLVYCRLHFEALLQGEYPSHFNHADVAAAAAAAAAAKSAGLGAAGANPLGLPYYNGVGTVQKGRPRKRKSPGPGADLAAYNAALSCNENDAEHLDRDQPYPSSQKTKRMRTSFKHHQLRTMKSYFAINHNPDAKDLKQLAQKTGLTKRVLQVWFQNARAKFRRNLLRQENTGVDKTSDAALQTGTPSGPASELSNASLSPSSTPTTLTDLTSPTLPTVTSVLTSVPGNLEGHEPHSPSQTTLTNLF; via the exons ATGCCGTCCATCAGCAGTGACCGGGCGGCACTGTGTGCTGGCTGTGGGGGCAAGATCTCTGACCGCTACTACCTGCTGGCGGTGGACAAGCAGTGGCACATGCGCTGCCTCAAGTGCTGTGAATGCAAGCTCAACCTGGAGTCCGAACTCACCTGCTTCAGCAAGGATGGCAGCATCTACTGCAAAGAGGACTACTACAG GCGGTTCTCTGTGCAGCGCTGCGCCCGCTGTCACCTGGGCATCTCGGCCTCGGAGATGGTAATGCGTGCTCGGGACTTGGTTTACCACCTCAACTGCTTCACGTGCACCACGTGTAACAAGATGCTGACTACAGGCGACCACTTTGGCATGAAGGACAGCCTGGTCTACTGCCGCTTGCATTTCGAGGCTCTGCTGCAGGGCGAGTACCCTTCACACTTCAACCACGCCGAcgtggcggcggcggcagcggcagccGCGGCGGCCAAGAGTGCGGGATTGGGTGCAGCTGGAGCCAACCCGCTAGGTCTACCCTACTACAACGGCGTGGGCACTGTGCAGAAAGGGAGGCCGAGGAAGCGCAAGAGTCCAGGCCCAGGGGCGGATCTGGCAGCCTACAATGCTG CGCTGAGCTGCAATGAGAACGATGCAGAGCATCTGGACCGGGATCAGCCCTACCCGAGCAGCCAAAAAACGAAGCGCATGCGCACCTCCTTCAAGCACCACCAGCTTCGGACCATGAAGTCTTACTTTGCCATTAACCACAACCCCGATGCCAAGGACTTGAAGCAGCTCGCGCAAAAGACAGGCCTCACCAAACGGGtcctccag GTCTGGTTTCAGAATGCCCGGGCCAAGTTCAGGCGCAACCTCTTACGGCAGGAAAACACGGGCGTGGACAAGACTTCGGACGCAGCGCTGCAGACAGGGACGCCATCTGGGCCAGCTTCGGAGCTGTCCAACGCTTCTCTCAGCCCTTCCAGCACGCCCACCACCCTCACAGACTTGACTAGCCCCACCCTGCCGACTGTGACGTCCGTCTTAACTTCTGTGCCTGGTAACCTGGAGGGCCATGAGCCCCACAGCCCCTCACAAACAACTCTTACCAATCTTTTCTAA
- the Lhx2 gene encoding LIM/homeobox protein Lhx2 isoform X1, protein MLFHSLSGPEVHGVIDEMDRRAKSEAPAISSAIDRGDTETTMPSISSDRAALCAGCGGKISDRYYLLAVDKQWHMRCLKCCECKLNLESELTCFSKDGSIYCKEDYYRRFSVQRCARCHLGISASEMVMRARDLVYHLNCFTCTTCNKMLTTGDHFGMKDSLVYCRLHFEALLQGEYPSHFNHADVAAAAAAAAAAKSAGLGAAGANPLGLPYYNGVGTVQKGRPRKRKSPGPGADLAAYNAALSCNENDAEHLDRDQPYPSSQKTKRMRTSFKHHQLRTMKSYFAINHNPDAKDLKQLAQKTGLTKRVLQVWFQNARAKFRRNLLRQENTGVDKTSDAALQTGTPSGPASELSNASLSPSSTPTTLTDLTSPTLPTVTSVLTSVPGNLEGHEPHSPSQTTLTNLF, encoded by the exons ATGCTGTTCCACAGTCTGTCGGGCCCCGAAGTGCACGGGGTCATCGACGAGATGGACCGCAGGGCCAAGAGCGAGGCTCCTGCCATCAGCTCCGCCATCGACCGCGGCGACACGGAGACG ACCATGCCGTCCATCAGCAGTGACCGGGCGGCACTGTGTGCTGGCTGTGGGGGCAAGATCTCTGACCGCTACTACCTGCTGGCGGTGGACAAGCAGTGGCACATGCGCTGCCTCAAGTGCTGTGAATGCAAGCTCAACCTGGAGTCCGAACTCACCTGCTTCAGCAAGGATGGCAGCATCTACTGCAAAGAGGACTACTACAG GCGGTTCTCTGTGCAGCGCTGCGCCCGCTGTCACCTGGGCATCTCGGCCTCGGAGATGGTAATGCGTGCTCGGGACTTGGTTTACCACCTCAACTGCTTCACGTGCACCACGTGTAACAAGATGCTGACTACAGGCGACCACTTTGGCATGAAGGACAGCCTGGTCTACTGCCGCTTGCATTTCGAGGCTCTGCTGCAGGGCGAGTACCCTTCACACTTCAACCACGCCGAcgtggcggcggcggcagcggcagccGCGGCGGCCAAGAGTGCGGGATTGGGTGCAGCTGGAGCCAACCCGCTAGGTCTACCCTACTACAACGGCGTGGGCACTGTGCAGAAAGGGAGGCCGAGGAAGCGCAAGAGTCCAGGCCCAGGGGCGGATCTGGCAGCCTACAATGCTG CGCTGAGCTGCAATGAGAACGATGCAGAGCATCTGGACCGGGATCAGCCCTACCCGAGCAGCCAAAAAACGAAGCGCATGCGCACCTCCTTCAAGCACCACCAGCTTCGGACCATGAAGTCTTACTTTGCCATTAACCACAACCCCGATGCCAAGGACTTGAAGCAGCTCGCGCAAAAGACAGGCCTCACCAAACGGGtcctccag GTCTGGTTTCAGAATGCCCGGGCCAAGTTCAGGCGCAACCTCTTACGGCAGGAAAACACGGGCGTGGACAAGACTTCGGACGCAGCGCTGCAGACAGGGACGCCATCTGGGCCAGCTTCGGAGCTGTCCAACGCTTCTCTCAGCCCTTCCAGCACGCCCACCACCCTCACAGACTTGACTAGCCCCACCCTGCCGACTGTGACGTCCGTCTTAACTTCTGTGCCTGGTAACCTGGAGGGCCATGAGCCCCACAGCCCCTCACAAACAACTCTTACCAATCTTTTCTAA